In Amaranthus tricolor cultivar Red isolate AtriRed21 chromosome 5, ASM2621246v1, whole genome shotgun sequence, a genomic segment contains:
- the LOC130813709 gene encoding uncharacterized protein LOC130813709 isoform X2 gives MWQVAVAAAVAGSGLIAKRIFSQNPNSNTSNSIQTEPNLGINQEQIFNNFPTNQFSPIKPFPEKNSSFSILSHDESGNASISTINEVEEEKKDGVFWFSSSGSGTTSGYCSNSRKMCNSGKKIFRSKKKVGCFENGSVYQRKNSGKRVMICLKRRKTSRNSSKKHDSSLSKDCSSFGWGLGLGMYYMMSAGKAEINKLSSTIHETAEAVHKLQSELNKQKSTACDQILSSDGTTNAINTVQKPVAEQVPMDECSVRKYPIEMKVTSHLSDSDYASSVLTEEQQREGTEMDQLEAELESELQKLPWSTTEASQPIMNLNNLAQMERHTVLNPLSRSYQSDGVHPEELKNKLSSLLIEQQESHICELESELNWAYLKLQEKEAELQALKDCVKRLSECSLSTVSDEETELIGDDQRGELDHENTRFSDSPVLGKKRAMHLRAFDDS, from the exons atgtgGCAGGTTGCAGTAGCAGCTGCAGTTGCAGGATCTGGTCTCATTGCTAAGCGTATCTTCTCTCAAAATCCCAATTCCAATACTTCAAATTCAATCCAAACAGAACCCAATTTAGGAATCAACCAAGagcaaatttttaataatttcccAACAAACCAGTTTTCACCCATAAAGCCATTTCCCGAAAAAAACTCAAGTTTTTCAATTTTGAGTCATGATGAGTCTGGGAATGCTAGTATAAGCACCATTAATGaagtagaagaagaaaaaaaagatggGGTTTTTTGGTTTTCAAGTTCTGGGTCTGGTACAACATCTGGGTATTGTTCTAATTCAAGAAAAATGTGTAATTCTGGCAAGAAAATTTTTAGATCAAAGAAAAAGGTGGGTTGTTTTGAGAATGGAAGTGTGTATCAGAGGAAGAATAGTGGGAAAAGGGTGATGATTTGTTTGAAAAGGAGAAAAACTAGTAGGAATTCAAGTAAAAAGCATGATTCATCTCTCTCCAAAG ATTGCTCATCTTTTGGTTGGGGACTTGGTCTGGGAATGTATTACATGATGTCAGCTGGAAAAGCAGAAATAAATAAGCTTAGCAGCACTATTCATGAAACTGCAGAAGCAGTACATAAATTACAATCTGAGCTCAACAAGCAGAAATCAACGGCCTGTGATCAGATCTTGAGCTCTGATGGCACTACAAATGCAATTAATACTGTGCAAAAGCCGGTGGCAGAGCAAGTACCTATGGACGAATGTTCGGTGAGAAAATACCCAATTGAAATGAAAGTTACGAGTCATTTGTCTGACAGTGATTACGCCAGCAGTGTCCTTACTGAAGAACAACAGCGAGAAGGTACAGAAATGGATCAGTTGGAGGCAGAACTTGAATCTGAACTGCAGAAGCTTCCTTGGAGTACCACTGAAGCCTCCCAGCCCATAATGAATTTGAATAATTTAGCCCAG ATGGAACGACATACGGTACTAAACCCACTTTCGAGATCTTATCAATCTGATGGCGTACACCCAGAAGAACTCAAAAACAAGCTGTCAAGCTTGCTCATAGAACAGCAGGAAAGCCATATTTGTGAGCTCGAGTCTGAACTAAATTGGGCTTACCTCAAACTTCAAGAGAAAGAGGCTGAGCTTCAGGCACTGAAAGATTGTGTCAAGCGTTTGTCTGAGTGTTCACTCTCTACTGTGTCAG ATGAAGAAACAGAACTCATAGGAGATGATCAGAGGGGGGAACTTGATCATGAAAACACGAGATTTTCTGATTCTCCTGTGCTCGGTAAGAAAAGAGCAATGCACCTTAGAGCGTTCGATGATAGCTAG
- the LOC130813709 gene encoding uncharacterized protein LOC130813709 isoform X1, whose amino-acid sequence MWQVAVAAAVAGSGLIAKRIFSQNPNSNTSNSIQTEPNLGINQEQIFNNFPTNQFSPIKPFPEKNSSFSILSHDESGNASISTINEVEEEKKDGVFWFSSSGSGTTSGYCSNSRKMCNSGKKIFRSKKKVGCFENGSVYQRKNSGKRVMICLKRRKTSRNSSKKHDSSLSKVGFSDCSSFGWGLGLGMYYMMSAGKAEINKLSSTIHETAEAVHKLQSELNKQKSTACDQILSSDGTTNAINTVQKPVAEQVPMDECSVRKYPIEMKVTSHLSDSDYASSVLTEEQQREGTEMDQLEAELESELQKLPWSTTEASQPIMNLNNLAQMERHTVLNPLSRSYQSDGVHPEELKNKLSSLLIEQQESHICELESELNWAYLKLQEKEAELQALKDCVKRLSECSLSTVSDEETELIGDDQRGELDHENTRFSDSPVLGKKRAMHLRAFDDS is encoded by the exons atgtgGCAGGTTGCAGTAGCAGCTGCAGTTGCAGGATCTGGTCTCATTGCTAAGCGTATCTTCTCTCAAAATCCCAATTCCAATACTTCAAATTCAATCCAAACAGAACCCAATTTAGGAATCAACCAAGagcaaatttttaataatttcccAACAAACCAGTTTTCACCCATAAAGCCATTTCCCGAAAAAAACTCAAGTTTTTCAATTTTGAGTCATGATGAGTCTGGGAATGCTAGTATAAGCACCATTAATGaagtagaagaagaaaaaaaagatggGGTTTTTTGGTTTTCAAGTTCTGGGTCTGGTACAACATCTGGGTATTGTTCTAATTCAAGAAAAATGTGTAATTCTGGCAAGAAAATTTTTAGATCAAAGAAAAAGGTGGGTTGTTTTGAGAATGGAAGTGTGTATCAGAGGAAGAATAGTGGGAAAAGGGTGATGATTTGTTTGAAAAGGAGAAAAACTAGTAGGAATTCAAGTAAAAAGCATGATTCATCTCTCTCCAAAG TTGGTTTTTCAGATTGCTCATCTTTTGGTTGGGGACTTGGTCTGGGAATGTATTACATGATGTCAGCTGGAAAAGCAGAAATAAATAAGCTTAGCAGCACTATTCATGAAACTGCAGAAGCAGTACATAAATTACAATCTGAGCTCAACAAGCAGAAATCAACGGCCTGTGATCAGATCTTGAGCTCTGATGGCACTACAAATGCAATTAATACTGTGCAAAAGCCGGTGGCAGAGCAAGTACCTATGGACGAATGTTCGGTGAGAAAATACCCAATTGAAATGAAAGTTACGAGTCATTTGTCTGACAGTGATTACGCCAGCAGTGTCCTTACTGAAGAACAACAGCGAGAAGGTACAGAAATGGATCAGTTGGAGGCAGAACTTGAATCTGAACTGCAGAAGCTTCCTTGGAGTACCACTGAAGCCTCCCAGCCCATAATGAATTTGAATAATTTAGCCCAG ATGGAACGACATACGGTACTAAACCCACTTTCGAGATCTTATCAATCTGATGGCGTACACCCAGAAGAACTCAAAAACAAGCTGTCAAGCTTGCTCATAGAACAGCAGGAAAGCCATATTTGTGAGCTCGAGTCTGAACTAAATTGGGCTTACCTCAAACTTCAAGAGAAAGAGGCTGAGCTTCAGGCACTGAAAGATTGTGTCAAGCGTTTGTCTGAGTGTTCACTCTCTACTGTGTCAG ATGAAGAAACAGAACTCATAGGAGATGATCAGAGGGGGGAACTTGATCATGAAAACACGAGATTTTCTGATTCTCCTGTGCTCGGTAAGAAAAGAGCAATGCACCTTAGAGCGTTCGATGATAGCTAG
- the LOC130812860 gene encoding uncharacterized protein LOC130812860 has translation MKILFSTSKSISSPCRTEKFPPPLMRFLRTNTGSRSRRKKTRKTSLFLKRKKPNNSSSPAIEATQEPSSPKVTCIGQVRVRRFESKSSTKLPNTKNCCTNYFCYCCEKPSFCNFSFCKPNFKKWGLFFNCRTVKVRTDSFKFSSKRSEQQPSQITDDRALTMATPPKNALLLTRCRSAPYRSSSLACQFWGSPLKTEYEENRDLTSKSREDQDIEEISDNRDDDLESCAEIHDIYYSKNDDRKREDAGYGYGNGDKKNGDFPKPLMLVRSKSESTKRNLDRIDLELTRFGNTKFSTPHSNGGNIGQRLPKS, from the coding sequence atgaagataTTGTTTTCTACTTCAAAATCCATATCAAGTCCTTGTAGGACAGAAAAATTCCCACCGCCATTGATGAGGTTTCTGAGAACAAATACAGGAAGCAGAAGTagaagaaagaaaacaagaaaaacttcattatttttaaaaaggaaaaaacctAATAATTCTTCTTCACCCGCCATTGAAGCTACTCAAGAACCTTCTTCCCCTAAAGTTACATGCATTGGTCAAGTTCGTGTCAGACGTTTTGAATCCAAATCTTCAACAAAACTCCCGAATACTAAGAATTGTTGTACAAATTACTTTTGTTATTGTTGTGAAAAACCCTCTTTCTGCAATTTTAGTTTCTGTAAACCTAATTTCAAAAAATGGGGTTTGTTCTTCAATTGCCGAACTGTAAAAGTTCGTACTGATTCGTTTAAGTTTAGCTCAAAACGTTCCGAACAACAACCATCACAAATAACAGATGATAGAGCATTAACAATGGCGACACCGCCGAAAAATGCGTTATTATTGACACGGTGTAGATCTGCGCCGTATCGTTCGTCGTCATTAGCATGTCAATTTTGGGGTTCACCATTAAAAACAGAGTACGAAGAAAACAGAGATTTGACATCAAAATCGAGGGAAGATCAAGACATTGAAGAAATTAGTGATAATCGTGACGATGATCTTGAAAGTTGTGCAGAAATTCACGATATTTATTATTCAAAGAATGATGATAGAAAAAGAGAGGATGCTGGTTATGGTTATGGTAATggtgataaaaaaaatggtgATTTCCCCAAGCCATTGATGCTTGTGAGAAGTAAGTCAGAATCAACAAAAAGAAATTTAGATAGGATTGATCTAGAGCTAACAAGGTTTGGTAACACTAAATTTAGTACACCACATTCAAATGGAGGGAATATTGGCCAGAGACTACCTAAGTCATGA
- the LOC130813688 gene encoding uncharacterized protein LOC130813688 isoform X2 yields the protein MIMIQERSHKTLLVSDFLDSNIDQVEDHKGLADLIGRRSRLPSMTLITNKTRSHSSSPSINRSQKASNNSTNNDKKLQRFRSCSILHDLEQEELKGFMDLGFRFEKDQLSPRTMTVIPALQRLGGVGGYAHEGTLHDLLKKESFEEGKSIEIDDKLPYLSEAWMVKKPNSPLLRMKMARVSRAQDMKKCLKLWARTVASSIQSKQ from the exons ATGATTATGATACAAGAAAGATCACATAAGACATTGCTTGTGAGTGATTTTCTT GATTCAAACATTGATCAAGTTGAAGATCATAAAGGACTAGCAGATCTCATTGGAAGAAGAAGTAGGTTACCAAGCATGACTCTAATAACCAACAAGACAAGGTCACACTCATCATCTCCATCAATAAACAGATCACAAAAAGCTTCAAATAATTCAACAAACAATGACAAAAAACTACAAAGATTCAGAAGTTGTAGCATTCTACATGATCTTGAACAAGAAGAATTAAAAGGGTTTATGGATTTAGGGTTTCGATTCGAGAAAGATCAGCTAAGTCCTCGAACCATGACTGTAATTCCTGCTTTACAAAGACTAGGAGGAGTAGGAGGTTATGCCCATGAAGGTACATTACATGACTTACTAAAAAAGGAAAGTTTTGAAGAGGGTAAAAGTATAGAAATTGATGATAAATTGCCATATTTATCTGAAGCATGGATGGTAAAAAAACCCAATTCTCCATTGCTTAGAATGAAGATGGCAAGAGTTTCTAGAGCTCAAGATATGAAGAAATGTCTTAAGCTTTGGGCTAGAACTGTTGCTTCTTCTATACAATCTAAACAATGA
- the LOC130813688 gene encoding uncharacterized protein LOC130813688 isoform X1, protein MAESYYSQILAAMDKRWFEQVFLGCDEPMFNELLSDDGAVSEFSGSDQGDIDASTYSSTSIMSQDSNIDQVEDHKGLADLIGRRSRLPSMTLITNKTRSHSSSPSINRSQKASNNSTNNDKKLQRFRSCSILHDLEQEELKGFMDLGFRFEKDQLSPRTMTVIPALQRLGGVGGYAHEGTLHDLLKKESFEEGKSIEIDDKLPYLSEAWMVKKPNSPLLRMKMARVSRAQDMKKCLKLWARTVASSIQSKQ, encoded by the exons ATGGCAGAAAGCTACTATTCTCAGATATTGGCGGCCATGGATAAGCGTTGGTTTGAGCAAGTTTTTCTGGGTTGTGATGAACCCATGTTTAATGAGTTACTAAGTGATGATGGTGCAGTGTCCGAGTTTTCTGGTTCTGATCAGGGTGATATTGATGCTTCTACATACTCTTCTACTAGCATAATGTCTCAG GATTCAAACATTGATCAAGTTGAAGATCATAAAGGACTAGCAGATCTCATTGGAAGAAGAAGTAGGTTACCAAGCATGACTCTAATAACCAACAAGACAAGGTCACACTCATCATCTCCATCAATAAACAGATCACAAAAAGCTTCAAATAATTCAACAAACAATGACAAAAAACTACAAAGATTCAGAAGTTGTAGCATTCTACATGATCTTGAACAAGAAGAATTAAAAGGGTTTATGGATTTAGGGTTTCGATTCGAGAAAGATCAGCTAAGTCCTCGAACCATGACTGTAATTCCTGCTTTACAAAGACTAGGAGGAGTAGGAGGTTATGCCCATGAAGGTACATTACATGACTTACTAAAAAAGGAAAGTTTTGAAGAGGGTAAAAGTATAGAAATTGATGATAAATTGCCATATTTATCTGAAGCATGGATGGTAAAAAAACCCAATTCTCCATTGCTTAGAATGAAGATGGCAAGAGTTTCTAGAGCTCAAGATATGAAGAAATGTCTTAAGCTTTGGGCTAGAACTGTTGCTTCTTCTATACAATCTAAACAATGA
- the LOC130814200 gene encoding E3 ubiquitin-protein ligase MBR1-like, with protein sequence MAHRHIYNTSQIFDAESDQHWNLLHSEDPYHRLARSSSAESTTIFHPADNGPVNRAHSWNTARLSRYPSSGQMANAPHYQPDSSDLTRDFVHPSAAGNAFIVPERHAHHPSSSYYGVESNFLNISMGNGRGPYKRKRPGIPDITERGSTSSYYCAGSSSDVATSSAPRQEKSTVDTQLDHWEALPSIGGETSTRNVRSRSANYRTNQPSIGGETSTRNVRSQSTNYSTNQPSIGGETSTRNVRSQSANYRTNQPSIGGEISTRNVRSQSANYRTNQPSIGGETSTRSVRSQFTLDLESDAFRPHLPANYAHHPSPSAIPIDHFGTIDSFQNQSVPLPQRTPIHVPGAPVGRTVVPSNLNHESNQLFAGSSIANSSWEMAGYHHEHIASRNSLSQSLHPTPSHTRGARSSYSHRSASNCRVAMGNLRMSHVASSNDGLQLPGENHSTRHQRPFGPIGWHNGGRIGRSRYSSERYRLFSEDAGEHDRLTPEGLMVIDHSLYGSRNFSDQHRDMRLDVDNMSYEELLALGERIGSVNIGLREDQLPKCLTETVYGSSDQVQEEGRCVICLEEYEHMDDIGTLKACGHDYHVSCIKKWLSMKNTCPICKGPAMPDSIKET encoded by the exons ATGGCACACAGACACATATATAATACATCACAGATATTTGACGCAGAGTCTGATCAGCACTGGAATCTTTTACACTCTGAAGATCCATACCACCGACTTG CTAGGTCTAGCTCTGCAGAAAGTACCACAATATTTCATCCTGCAGATAATGGACCAGTGAATCGAGCTCATTCATGGAATACTGCTAGACTGAGTAGATATCCTTCATCTGGCCAGATGGCCAATGCACCACATTATCAGCCTGATTCTTCTGATCTTACTCGTGATTTTGTACATCCATCTGCTGCTGGAAATGCCTTTATAGTTCCAGAACGCCATGCTCACCATCCATCTTCCTCATATTATGGAGTTGAAAGCAATTTCCTTAATATTTCAATGGGAAACGGAAGGGGCCCTTACAAAAGGAAAAGACCTGGGATTCCTGATATCACCGAGAGAGGCAGCACAAGCAGTTACTATTGTGCTGGAAGTTCGTCTGATGTCGCGACATCATCAGCACCGCGGCAGGAAAAATCAACTGTGGATACTCAACTTGATCACTGGGAGGCTCTACCATCGATTGGAGGTGAAACCTCTACAAGGAATGTGAGAAGCCGATCTGCCAATTACAGGACCAATCAACCATCAATTGGAGGTGAAACCTCTACGAGGAATGTGAGAAGCCAATCTACCAATTACAGTACCAACCAACCATCAATTGGAGGTGAAACCTCTACGAGGAATGTGAGAAGTCAATCTGCCAATTACAGGACCAATCAACCATCAATTGGAGGTGAAATCTCTACGAGGAATGTGAGAAGTCAATCTGCCAATTACAGGACTAATCAACCATCAATTGGAGGCGAGACCTCTACGAGGAGTGTGAGAAGCCAATTCACTCTAGACTTAGAGTCTGATGCGTTTAGGCCTCATCTACCTGCCAATTATGCGCACCATCCGAGTCCGAGTGCAATTCCTATTGATCATTTTGGAACAATTGATTCTTTTCAAAACCAAAGCGTTCCTTTACCACAACGGACTCCAATTCATGTGCCTGGTGCTCCTGTTGGTAGGACTGTGGTTCCAAGTAACTTGAATCATGAGAGTAATCAATTATTTGCTGGAAGCAGCATTGCGAATTCTTCTTGGGAAATGGCTGGCTATCATCATGAACACATTGCCAGCAGAAATTCTCTTTCACAAAGTTTACATCCTACTCCATCTCATACTAGGGGTGCTCGCAGTAGCTATTCTCACAGATCCGCTTCTAATTGTAGAGTTGCGATGGGCAATTTACGTATGAGCCATGTTGCTTCCTCCAATGATGGTCTTCAGTTACCGGGGGAGAATCATTCCACAAGGCATCAAAGACCTTTTGGCCCCATAGGATGGCACAATGGTGGCAGGATTGGTAGATCTAGGTATTCCTCTGAGAGATATCGTTTATTTTCTGAGGATGCTGGTGAACATGATCGATTGACCCCTGAG GGTCTGATGGTTATTGACCATTCTCTGTATGGCTCAAGGAATTTTTCGGATCAACATCGAGACATGAGGCTAGATGTTGACAATATGAGCTATGAG GAATTACTTGCTCTCGGAGAGAGGATTGGAAGTGTCAACATTGGGTTGCGTGAAGATCAACTGCCCAAATGTTTGACGGAGACAGTATACGGTTCATCAGATCAAGTGCAGGAAGAAGGAAGATGTGTAATATGCCTG GAGGAGTATGAGCATATGGATGATATTGGAACCCTTAAAGCTTGCGGTCACGATTATCATGTAAGCTGCATCAAAAAATGGCTATCGATGAAGAATACTTGTCCAATCTGCAAGGGTCCAGCCATGCCAGATAGTATAAAGGAGACATGA